The proteins below come from a single Candidatus Flexicrinis affinis genomic window:
- a CDS encoding zf-TFIIB domain-containing protein — MECPVDGTTLVISDRAGIEIDYCPKCRGIWLDRGELEKLIEREAKMYGAVDFDADPRHVAQSKAKRDDYYLDSDHGDTSRNMRRFDYDDHRTDPRDYRDERRPYKKRKSFLGEIFDIFD; from the coding sequence GTGGAATGCCCTGTTGACGGAACGACCTTGGTAATTAGCGACCGTGCCGGCATCGAGATCGACTACTGCCCGAAGTGTCGCGGAATCTGGCTGGATCGCGGCGAACTCGAGAAACTCATCGAACGCGAAGCCAAGATGTATGGTGCGGTCGACTTTGATGCCGACCCGCGTCACGTCGCACAGTCGAAGGCCAAGCGCGACGACTACTATCTAGACAGCGATCACGGTGACACGAGTCGCAATATGCGCCGCTTCGACTATGATGATCACCGCACCGATCCGCGTGACTATCGTGACGAACGCCGCCCGTACAAGAAGCGCAAGTCGTTCCTCGGCGAGATTTTCGACA
- a CDS encoding glycosyltransferase family 4 protein yields the protein MRIWIVTQYYPPEVGAAPVRLSRLARMLVAQGHDVTVVTAMPNYPDGVINPPYRGRFAYSETIDGVSVKRVWLYTSPSKRARARIANQLSFMVTLALRGTFLKRPDVLLVESHPLFVTIATGWLRRIKRAPVVLNVSDLWPESAVATGMLKADSVFVRMAWRVERWAYNDSAHIVGMTQGVVDGILKVHRRADRVSLIANAVDLEAFKPAGPEQRLAARTSLGLPPDRFTAVHVGNMSLTYDFEVILGAAAALPDVTFAFAGGGSQAGRLAEQVALRKLDNVKLLGLLPHSQVPDVWAAGDVSMISLADSSLADGTRPAKMYESFAAGVPVVAAIRGEGAELLDAAGGGIAVPVGGHEEFIAAIRRLQASPDERNRMSEDGRAFAVQNLSPDAVTSRYLAIMEQVVPS from the coding sequence ATGCGAATCTGGATCGTCACGCAGTACTACCCGCCGGAAGTCGGTGCCGCACCTGTCCGGCTCAGCCGTCTCGCGCGGATGCTCGTCGCACAAGGGCACGACGTCACCGTTGTGACTGCCATGCCCAACTATCCCGATGGTGTGATCAATCCGCCCTACCGCGGCCGATTCGCATACAGCGAAACCATCGACGGAGTGTCTGTCAAGAGGGTCTGGCTGTATACATCACCGAGCAAACGCGCCCGCGCCCGTATTGCCAACCAGTTGAGCTTCATGGTGACGCTCGCGCTGCGCGGCACGTTTCTCAAGCGTCCGGATGTCTTGCTGGTCGAGTCGCATCCGCTGTTCGTAACGATCGCGACCGGTTGGCTGCGCCGAATCAAGCGTGCGCCGGTCGTCCTGAACGTCAGCGACTTGTGGCCGGAATCGGCCGTCGCAACAGGCATGCTTAAGGCGGACAGCGTGTTTGTCAGAATGGCGTGGCGCGTCGAACGATGGGCCTACAACGACTCGGCCCATATTGTTGGAATGACGCAGGGCGTCGTGGACGGCATTCTCAAAGTTCACCGCCGAGCAGATCGCGTCTCGCTGATCGCCAACGCCGTCGATCTCGAAGCGTTCAAACCGGCAGGGCCGGAGCAACGGCTCGCCGCGCGAACATCGCTCGGTTTGCCGCCAGATCGGTTCACTGCCGTTCACGTCGGTAACATGAGCCTGACTTACGATTTCGAGGTTATTCTGGGGGCCGCTGCCGCCCTGCCGGATGTCACGTTCGCATTCGCAGGCGGCGGTTCTCAGGCCGGTCGCTTGGCCGAGCAGGTCGCCTTGCGGAAACTTGACAATGTCAAGCTGCTTGGCCTGCTGCCACATTCACAGGTGCCTGACGTTTGGGCTGCCGGAGATGTTTCGATGATTTCGCTGGCGGATAGCTCTCTGGCGGACGGGACGCGTCCCGCCAAGATGTACGAATCGTTCGCAGCCGGCGTTCCGGTTGTCGCTGCAATTCGGGGCGAGGGAGCCGAGCTGCTTGATGCAGCAGGGGGCGGCATCGCGGTCCCCGTTGGCGGGCATGAAGAGTTCATCGCCGCAATTCGTAGACTGCAAGCGAGTCCGGATGAACGCAACCGTATGAGCGAAGACGGCCGTGCCTTTGCGGTACAGAACCTATCACCCGATGCTGTCACTTCACGTTACCTCGCAATCATGGAACAGGTGGTACCGTCATGA
- the xylB gene encoding xylulokinase, giving the protein MDYVLGIDISTTGAKALLLGDGRVIASHTVGQSVSTPHPLWSEQNPDDWWDGISEAIRSVIVDTAIDPAAIKAIGVTGQMHGLVILDSAGKVLRPSILWNDQRTQAQCDQITEAIGPVEVIRITGSRVLTGFTAPKLLWVRRNEPGVYRRVAHMLLPKDYIRFRLTGEYATDTSDASGTSLLDVGARAWSTKVVDKLAIKAEWLPKLYEGPEVTGRVTAAASKATGLVKGTPVVAGAGDQAAAAIGMGLTAPGLVSVTVGTSGVVFAPLEHYIYEPNGSIHAFCHAVPGLWHWMGVMLSAAGALQWYRDTLAPNVRFESLLAEAESVPAGSDGLLFLPYLSGERTPHPDPLARGAFIGLTARHTRGHMTRAVLEGVAFGLNDSLSLMRDGGVPMPEVVRLAGGGSRGALWRQIIADVLDIPVETAPTSEGSALGAGILAMVGAGWFGTVAEACDVWIGKGEGTEVSDDRARYADLYPVYRTLYPTLHDIFPQLV; this is encoded by the coding sequence ATGGACTACGTCCTCGGCATCGATATCAGCACCACCGGCGCGAAGGCGCTCCTGCTTGGCGACGGGCGGGTCATCGCGTCGCACACCGTCGGCCAATCGGTCTCGACACCGCACCCGTTGTGGAGCGAACAAAACCCGGACGACTGGTGGGATGGCATCAGCGAAGCGATCCGCTCGGTGATTGTCGATACGGCAATCGACCCTGCCGCGATCAAAGCAATCGGCGTCACCGGCCAGATGCACGGACTCGTCATCCTCGACAGCGCCGGCAAAGTGCTGCGACCGTCGATCTTGTGGAACGATCAGCGCACCCAAGCCCAGTGCGATCAGATCACCGAGGCGATCGGGCCAGTCGAGGTCATTCGTATCACCGGGAGCCGCGTGCTAACCGGCTTCACCGCGCCGAAACTGCTGTGGGTGCGCCGCAACGAGCCGGGGGTCTACCGCCGCGTCGCCCACATGCTGCTGCCTAAGGACTACATCCGCTTCCGCCTGACGGGCGAGTACGCGACCGACACGTCCGACGCCAGCGGCACGAGCTTGCTGGACGTCGGCGCCCGCGCGTGGTCGACCAAGGTCGTCGACAAATTAGCGATCAAGGCGGAGTGGCTTCCGAAGCTCTATGAAGGGCCGGAAGTCACCGGTCGTGTAACGGCAGCGGCAAGCAAGGCAACCGGCCTCGTCAAAGGGACCCCCGTCGTCGCCGGCGCGGGAGACCAAGCCGCGGCAGCCATCGGCATGGGGCTGACCGCACCCGGCCTCGTCAGCGTGACAGTGGGGACTTCCGGCGTGGTCTTCGCGCCACTCGAACACTACATCTATGAGCCGAACGGCAGTATTCACGCGTTCTGTCACGCCGTTCCCGGCCTGTGGCATTGGATGGGCGTGATGCTGAGCGCCGCCGGCGCGCTGCAGTGGTACCGTGATACGCTCGCGCCCAACGTGCGATTCGAGTCGCTGCTCGCAGAGGCCGAAAGCGTGCCAGCCGGCAGTGACGGCCTGCTCTTCCTGCCCTACCTCTCCGGCGAGCGCACGCCGCATCCTGATCCGCTGGCGCGTGGCGCGTTCATCGGGCTGACTGCACGCCACACACGCGGTCACATGACCCGCGCCGTGCTCGAAGGCGTCGCGTTCGGCCTGAACGACTCGCTCTCGCTGATGCGCGACGGCGGCGTTCCGATGCCGGAAGTCGTGCGGCTTGCGGGCGGTGGGTCACGCGGGGCGCTGTGGCGGCAGATCATCGCCGACGTGCTGGACATTCCCGTCGAGACAGCGCCGACCTCGGAAGGCAGCGCGCTCGGCGCAGGCATTCTTGCGATGGTCGGCGCTGGTTGGTTCGGCACGGTAGCCGAGGCGTGCGACGTCTGGATCGGCAAAGGCGAGGGGACTGAGGTCAGCGACGACCGCGCACGCTACGCCGATCTGTATCCGGTCTATCGTACGCTTTACCCAACACTGCACGACATTTTCCCGCAGTTGGTGTGA
- a CDS encoding class I SAM-dependent methyltransferase, producing MPAHLPLMYTDIAEWFTSLTAPEDYEEEAAVYHAAIQQHAHGLAVTMLELGAGAGNNATHLKQHYTMTLVDLSAQMSAESRKQNPECEHIVGDMRKIRLGREFDVVFIHDAVMYMTSAADLERALTTAAAHCRAGGLVLVVPDFTKESFAPSTGHGGHDHPRPMRYLEWTWEPEPGADTFMTDYVYMLRMPDGTVRTVHDRHVCGVFDIPTWLAAFEAAGLRAARYEVAALDSDGTPLSLFMAHK from the coding sequence GTGCCGGCGCACCTGCCCCTGATGTACACCGACATCGCCGAATGGTTCACCAGTCTGACCGCGCCGGAGGATTACGAAGAGGAAGCGGCGGTCTATCATGCAGCGATCCAACAGCACGCGCACGGTCTGGCGGTCACCATGCTCGAGCTGGGCGCAGGCGCCGGAAACAACGCCACGCATCTCAAACAGCACTACACGATGACGCTGGTCGATCTGTCGGCGCAGATGTCGGCCGAGAGCCGCAAGCAGAACCCGGAGTGCGAACACATCGTCGGCGACATGCGAAAGATACGTCTCGGTCGCGAATTCGACGTGGTGTTCATCCACGACGCGGTGATGTACATGACTTCCGCCGCCGACCTCGAACGCGCGCTGACGACCGCCGCCGCTCACTGCCGCGCTGGCGGTCTGGTGCTGGTCGTCCCCGACTTCACCAAGGAATCGTTTGCCCCGTCGACCGGCCATGGCGGCCACGATCATCCGCGGCCCATGCGCTACCTCGAGTGGACGTGGGAGCCGGAACCGGGCGCAGACACGTTCATGACCGACTACGTCTATATGCTGCGCATGCCGGACGGCACGGTGCGCACCGTCCATGACCGGCACGTGTGCGGTGTGTTCGACATTCCGACGTGGCTTGCGGCGTTTGAGGCGGCCGGCCTGCGTGCAGCGCGCTACGAGGTCGCCGCGCTGGACTCGGACGGCACGCCGCTATCACTTTTCATGGCGCACAAGTAG
- a CDS encoding nuclear transport factor 2 family protein, which produces MNQHDLEAFLDCVDLNYQSEHPAHPGLQFSGRNQVRKNWSGIFDSIPDFSAILVRAISDAHVVWAEWDWQGTRRDESPFHLRGVTLFEVRNDRIVSGRLYMEPVDR; this is translated from the coding sequence ATGAACCAACACGACCTCGAAGCGTTCTTGGATTGTGTCGATCTCAACTATCAGAGCGAACATCCGGCACATCCCGGCCTGCAGTTTTCGGGTCGAAATCAGGTTCGGAAGAACTGGTCCGGCATTTTCGACAGCATCCCAGACTTCTCAGCCATACTCGTACGCGCCATATCGGACGCCCACGTGGTTTGGGCCGAGTGGGATTGGCAGGGGACACGTCGAGATGAATCCCCCTTTCATCTGCGTGGCGTGACCCTCTTTGAGGTGCGTAACGACCGAATTGTCAGTGGGCGACTCTATATGGAACCCGTTGACCGCTGA
- a CDS encoding Gfo/Idh/MocA family oxidoreductase, whose protein sequence is MTKPLRFGIVGCGRIAPRHAQAIRDIPEDDAISIVAACDVKEARAKHYIDTYGGKPYTDYLRMVEDPNIDVVTVAVPSGLHAKIGIAAAKAGKHVLVEKPIALRLEDADELIETCEQNGVTLGVVLQNRFNPPMRELRALVDSGQLGKLYLGSATVRWFRPQEYYEDDWHGTWALDGGALMNQSIHHIDALQWFLGDVESVFTYSDTMAHRMEAEDVGVSVLRFKNGAIATIEGSTLTYPENLEGSVALFGERGSVKVGGTALNRKVFWKVAGELEHERELLRREEVDPPSVYGYSHREQILEMAHAIREGRQPATHGREARRSLRLVLAMYQSSRERREVLLD, encoded by the coding sequence ATGACCAAGCCGCTCCGGTTCGGCATTGTTGGCTGCGGGCGAATTGCCCCGCGCCACGCACAGGCAATACGAGACATTCCCGAGGACGATGCCATCTCCATTGTCGCGGCATGTGACGTCAAGGAGGCGCGCGCGAAACACTACATCGATACTTACGGAGGGAAGCCGTACACGGACTATCTCCGAATGGTCGAAGACCCCAACATAGATGTCGTGACAGTTGCGGTTCCGTCCGGGCTTCACGCGAAGATCGGCATTGCCGCTGCCAAGGCGGGTAAGCACGTACTGGTCGAGAAACCGATCGCGCTGCGCCTTGAAGATGCTGACGAACTGATCGAGACGTGCGAACAGAATGGCGTAACGTTAGGCGTCGTACTGCAAAACCGCTTTAATCCGCCGATGCGCGAGCTGCGCGCTCTGGTCGACAGCGGTCAATTGGGCAAGCTGTACTTAGGCAGCGCGACCGTCCGCTGGTTCCGCCCGCAGGAATACTACGAGGACGACTGGCACGGAACCTGGGCACTGGACGGCGGCGCGCTGATGAATCAATCGATCCACCACATCGACGCGCTGCAATGGTTTCTCGGCGATGTCGAGTCCGTCTTCACCTATAGCGACACGATGGCACACCGTATGGAAGCAGAAGACGTCGGCGTCTCCGTACTGCGTTTCAAGAATGGTGCGATCGCGACGATCGAGGGATCGACACTGACCTATCCTGAGAACCTTGAAGGCTCGGTCGCGCTGTTTGGAGAGCGCGGATCGGTGAAAGTAGGCGGGACTGCGCTCAACCGAAAGGTATTCTGGAAGGTCGCTGGCGAACTCGAACACGAGCGCGAGTTATTGCGCCGCGAAGAAGTGGATCCGCCAAGCGTTTACGGTTACAGCCACCGCGAGCAGATTCTGGAGATGGCCCACGCGATCCGCGAAGGTCGGCAGCCGGCTACCCACGGGCGTGAAGCACGGCGGTCGCTCAGGTTGGTGCTTGCGATGTATCAATCATCTCGCGAGCGGCGTGAAGTGCTGCTCGACTAG
- a CDS encoding pyridoxamine 5'-phosphate oxidase family protein: MAKFFDSITDDLRDFIAKQHVYFVATAPLSGGGHVNLSPKGLDSFRVLSPHQVAYLDMTGSGNETSAHLAENGRITFMFCAFEGPPDIVRLYGIGRTVLPDTPEWDALAPQFTLFTGVRQIIVADIHKTQTSCGYAVPYFDYVGQRDTLVKYWDVKGDGYKAEYQATKNACSIDGLPSPLGESVAE; this comes from the coding sequence ATGGCCAAGTTCTTCGATTCGATCACCGACGACCTGCGCGATTTCATCGCCAAGCAGCATGTCTACTTCGTGGCGACCGCCCCGCTGAGCGGCGGAGGCCACGTCAACCTATCGCCGAAGGGGCTGGATTCGTTCCGCGTGTTGTCGCCCCATCAGGTCGCCTATCTCGACATGACCGGCAGCGGCAACGAGACGTCGGCGCATCTGGCCGAGAACGGCCGCATCACGTTTATGTTCTGCGCCTTTGAAGGCCCGCCGGACATTGTGCGCCTGTACGGCATCGGCCGCACCGTTCTGCCCGACACGCCGGAATGGGATGCCCTCGCGCCGCAGTTCACGCTTTTCACCGGCGTCCGCCAGATCATCGTCGCCGACATCCATAAGACGCAAACCTCGTGCGGATACGCCGTCCCATACTTCGACTACGTGGGACAGCGCGACACGCTCGTCAAATACTGGGACGTCAAAGGCGACGGTTACAAAGCCGAATATCAGGCCACCAAGAACGCGTGCAGCATCGACGGACTGCCGTCACCGCTCGGCGAGTCGGTCGCGGAGTAG
- a CDS encoding transferase, which translates to MLAPTLCIYSKVTLPDDAQLDDYVIVGRPPQGTADGEFETRIGSSCVIRSHTVIYAGNRIGARFQTGHGAMIREHNVIGDDVSVGTQSIVEHHVSIGNGVRLHSRVFVPEYTTLEDKCWLGPGVILTNARYPLSPGAKHSLKGPVIEAGAIVGAGAVILPGVRIGSKALVGAGAVVTRDVPPGAVVVGNPAHIVKHVDDLQAYAETKE; encoded by the coding sequence ATGTTGGCGCCAACCCTGTGCATCTACTCGAAAGTCACGCTGCCCGATGACGCCCAGCTTGACGACTACGTGATCGTTGGTCGGCCCCCGCAGGGCACCGCAGACGGTGAGTTCGAAACGCGCATTGGCTCAAGCTGTGTCATCCGGTCGCATACCGTGATCTACGCCGGGAATCGCATTGGTGCACGATTTCAAACCGGGCATGGAGCGATGATTCGCGAGCATAACGTAATCGGCGACGATGTCAGCGTAGGAACCCAAAGCATCGTTGAACATCATGTGTCCATCGGAAACGGGGTCCGCCTTCATTCTCGTGTGTTCGTCCCCGAGTACACGACCCTTGAGGACAAGTGTTGGCTCGGACCGGGTGTCATTCTTACAAATGCCCGCTATCCGCTCAGCCCGGGCGCAAAGCACAGCCTGAAAGGCCCCGTGATTGAGGCCGGCGCGATCGTCGGCGCGGGAGCAGTGATTCTTCCCGGTGTTCGGATCGGATCGAAGGCGCTGGTCGGTGCAGGGGCGGTGGTCACCCGGGACGTGCCACCCGGCGCAGTCGTGGTCGGCAATCCAGCACATATCGTCAAGCACGTCGATGATTTACAAGCATACGCGGAGACGAAGGAATGA
- a CDS encoding toll/interleukin-1 receptor domain-containing protein: MPDQPLSLFISYKRVDSVFVDRLEVDLRVRGFDTWLDRRDLASRGGANWRRELQIAIDRAHALVLVLTPDAAASPYVGWEYRYAALLGRPIYVLLLRDCPSGVPQEVLGDSTHWFDFRSEPTYTERLALLVDHLMDLPTDPPAPRPDGVKFADDSPIALKPAGAIEMRRPMPKSDAQLDELYRRAVKAEVAGQLDRATDLFQRIIDANPSFRNNFIANRMPELLRKRTEVWVERLKKIAYQARLEGEWGLEIAAWNAMVTETNGDPRAHKGLDLAKHNQSFAWLYKEALSLYNSGDIASAKHQLEQLWQHAPDYGDPAKLAPEMGLPTRQTRESTGMVRQDVVRAAQSEYEKMTRNQPVREAPPVRMPSPTETDELNALFEGAVQQQASGLTLHPGERVLSQHGINLYSGMMWAQRTLYLTNQRILMPAPSMAVINRADIGFSLRDIVDIRRDTVLFVNPVIKVTLRDGTEHRFILMELGGLMYGNREQFIALVNQVRAGL; encoded by the coding sequence ATGCCCGATCAACCGCTGTCGCTGTTCATCAGCTACAAACGCGTCGACAGCGTCTTTGTCGACCGGCTTGAGGTCGATCTGCGCGTGCGCGGCTTCGACACGTGGCTCGACCGGCGCGATCTCGCGTCGCGTGGCGGGGCCAATTGGCGCCGTGAACTTCAGATCGCCATCGACCGCGCCCACGCGCTCGTGCTGGTGCTCACGCCCGATGCGGCCGCGTCGCCGTACGTCGGCTGGGAGTATCGCTACGCGGCGCTGCTGGGCCGGCCTATCTACGTGCTGCTGCTCCGCGACTGTCCGTCCGGCGTGCCGCAAGAAGTGCTGGGCGACAGCACGCACTGGTTCGACTTCCGCAGCGAACCAACCTACACCGAGCGGCTTGCGCTGCTGGTCGATCACCTGATGGATCTGCCGACCGATCCGCCAGCTCCGCGACCCGACGGTGTGAAATTCGCTGACGACTCGCCCATCGCGCTCAAGCCGGCGGGCGCTATCGAAATGCGGCGGCCCATGCCGAAGTCCGACGCGCAGCTCGACGAGTTGTACCGGCGCGCCGTAAAGGCCGAGGTTGCCGGTCAGCTCGACCGCGCCACCGACCTGTTCCAGCGCATCATCGACGCCAACCCGAGCTTCCGTAACAACTTCATCGCCAATCGCATGCCGGAACTACTGCGCAAGCGCACCGAGGTGTGGGTCGAACGCCTGAAGAAGATCGCCTATCAGGCGCGGCTCGAAGGCGAGTGGGGCCTCGAGATCGCTGCGTGGAACGCCATGGTCACCGAGACCAACGGCGATCCGCGTGCGCACAAAGGGCTTGATCTGGCCAAGCACAATCAGTCGTTCGCATGGCTGTACAAGGAGGCGCTCAGCCTCTACAACAGCGGCGACATCGCCTCCGCCAAGCATCAACTCGAGCAGTTGTGGCAGCACGCGCCAGACTACGGCGATCCGGCCAAGCTGGCGCCCGAGATGGGACTGCCAACCCGCCAAACCCGCGAGTCGACCGGCATGGTGCGCCAAGACGTGGTGCGGGCAGCGCAGTCCGAGTACGAGAAGATGACGCGCAATCAGCCCGTGCGCGAAGCCCCGCCCGTGCGCATGCCCTCGCCCACCGAAACGGATGAACTGAACGCGCTGTTTGAAGGTGCGGTTCAGCAGCAGGCGTCGGGCCTGACGCTCCACCCCGGCGAGCGCGTCCTCAGCCAGCACGGCATCAACCTCTACAGCGGCATGATGTGGGCGCAGCGCACGCTCTACCTGACCAATCAGCGCATCCTCATGCCCGCGCCGTCGATGGCCGTCATCAATCGCGCCGATATCGGGTTTTCGCTGCGTGACATCGTAGACATCCGGCGCGATACGGTGCTGTTCGTCAACCCGGTCATTAAGGTCACCCTGCGCGACGGCACCGAACACCGCTTCATCCTGATGGAACTCGGCGGCCTGATGTACGGCAACCGCGAACAGTTCATCGCGCTGGTGAATCAGGTGCGGGCAGGGCTGTAG
- a CDS encoding DegT/DnrJ/EryC1/StrS family aminotransferase produces the protein MKTIPLVDLRANYLAHRDEIDTAIARVIDSTAFIGGPEVRAFEDAFARFQKTQRCVGIASGTAALYLVMKALGIGPGHEVITTPHTFIATIEPIVSLGATPVFVDIDPVTFNLDPALIEAAITPRTKAIVPVHLYGQLADMDAILDIAQRYGLWVIEDAAQAHGAERAGKRAGSWGHAACFSFYPGKNLGAFGDGGAVCTNDNSLADQIAKLRDHGRSTKYEHDIMGYGERLDALQAAILGAKLPHLESWTAARREHAAFYDRALAGIAGVRTPIVDDPNAHAYHLYVISVDGDRDAILDGLKKRGIGAGVHYPVPLHLQPATAFAGGHLGDFPITERAATSIVSLPLYPEMTAEQRDSVVSALLESLGEAVG, from the coding sequence ATGAAGACCATTCCTCTGGTCGATCTGAGAGCCAACTATCTCGCCCATCGTGACGAAATCGACACGGCTATTGCGCGAGTCATCGATAGCACAGCCTTCATCGGCGGGCCAGAGGTGCGCGCATTCGAAGACGCCTTTGCTCGATTTCAGAAGACGCAGCGCTGTGTCGGTATCGCAAGCGGGACCGCCGCACTGTACCTCGTGATGAAAGCGCTCGGAATTGGCCCCGGCCACGAAGTCATAACAACGCCGCACACCTTTATCGCCACAATCGAACCCATTGTTTCGCTCGGCGCGACGCCGGTGTTTGTCGATATTGACCCTGTGACGTTTAACCTTGACCCGGCTCTGATCGAGGCCGCAATCACGCCACGCACGAAGGCGATTGTGCCGGTTCACTTGTACGGCCAGCTTGCCGACATGGACGCGATCTTGGATATCGCCCAGCGTTATGGCCTCTGGGTGATCGAAGACGCGGCGCAAGCGCATGGCGCCGAGCGCGCCGGAAAACGCGCCGGTTCGTGGGGCCACGCCGCATGTTTCAGCTTCTATCCGGGCAAGAATCTGGGCGCGTTTGGGGACGGCGGAGCGGTGTGCACCAATGACAACTCACTTGCCGATCAGATCGCTAAACTGAGAGATCACGGCCGCAGCACCAAGTACGAGCATGACATCATGGGCTACGGCGAGCGCCTGGATGCGCTGCAGGCGGCAATACTGGGCGCAAAGCTGCCGCACCTGGAGTCGTGGACGGCGGCGAGGCGTGAGCATGCCGCCTTCTACGATCGCGCTCTCGCCGGCATAGCTGGAGTCCGCACCCCGATTGTGGACGATCCAAACGCTCATGCGTATCACTTATACGTCATCTCGGTCGACGGCGACCGCGACGCGATACTGGATGGGCTGAAGAAGCGCGGCATTGGCGCGGGCGTCCACTACCCCGTTCCACTGCATCTCCAACCCGCGACGGCGTTTGCTGGCGGCCATTTGGGCGACTTCCCCATCACCGAGCGCGCAGCGACATCCATCGTCAGCCTCCCCCTATATCCCGAGATGACCGCCGAACAACGCGACTCGGTGGTCTCTGCGCTGCTTGAATCGCTTGGTGAAGCGGTCGGTTAG
- a CDS encoding anion permease, producing MSSVSQAGPKPVPAHQPAFHWHGARIVPLLVTVLIGAVIWFLPMPQGVSELVNNAGDPTGAQAWHLFAIFVATIVGLIIKPLPMGAVALIGIAATSLLGVLPIGDALSGFSNTTIWLIVLAFFVARGFIKTGLGTRIAYLFVRLLGRRTLGLSYGLILSDLVLAPAIPSNTARAGGVVYPILKSLANVYGSDPKDGTSRKIGAFLTKAAFQGTVITSAMFLTAMAANPMAQKLAGDMGIEITWGSWALAALVPGILSLIAVPYIIYKVYPPEIKETPGATKLAREKLAEMGSITQNEWTMIGVFVALLVMWIFGSTLGINATVAALIGLGLLLITGVLSWDDVKKEEGAWDTLVWFAALVMMASFLNSLGLIGWFSGIVGESVTGISWVLAFGILALVYFYSHYLFASATAHVSAMYAAFLAVAVAVGTPPLLAALVLAFFSNLFASTTHYGTGPAPVLFGSGFVELADWWKIGFLVSIVNIVIWLGVGTVWWKVLGLF from the coding sequence ATGTCGTCCGTATCGCAAGCGGGTCCAAAGCCCGTACCTGCCCATCAACCTGCGTTCCATTGGCACGGTGCGCGGATCGTGCCGCTGTTGGTCACCGTGCTGATTGGCGCGGTGATTTGGTTCTTGCCGATGCCGCAGGGCGTCTCCGAACTGGTCAATAACGCCGGTGATCCGACCGGCGCTCAAGCGTGGCACTTGTTCGCGATCTTCGTCGCGACCATCGTCGGGTTGATCATCAAGCCGCTGCCGATGGGCGCGGTGGCATTGATCGGCATCGCCGCCACGTCGCTGCTCGGCGTGCTGCCTATCGGCGACGCGTTGTCGGGCTTCTCGAACACGACGATCTGGCTGATCGTGTTGGCCTTCTTCGTCGCGCGCGGGTTCATCAAGACCGGCCTCGGCACACGCATTGCCTACCTGTTCGTCCGGCTGCTAGGCCGGCGCACGCTTGGCCTGAGCTACGGCCTGATCCTCAGCGACCTCGTGCTGGCCCCGGCGATCCCGAGTAACACGGCGCGCGCCGGCGGCGTGGTCTACCCGATCCTCAAATCATTGGCGAACGTCTATGGCAGCGACCCTAAGGATGGCACGTCCCGCAAGATCGGCGCGTTCCTGACCAAAGCGGCGTTTCAGGGAACGGTCATCACCAGCGCGATGTTCCTGACCGCCATGGCCGCCAACCCGATGGCGCAGAAACTAGCCGGCGACATGGGCATCGAGATCACGTGGGGATCGTGGGCACTCGCCGCGCTTGTGCCGGGTATCCTCAGCCTGATCGCTGTGCCGTACATCATCTACAAAGTCTATCCGCCCGAGATCAAGGAAACCCCCGGCGCGACGAAGCTCGCGCGCGAGAAATTGGCCGAGATGGGTTCGATCACGCAGAACGAGTGGACGATGATCGGTGTGTTCGTCGCCCTACTAGTGATGTGGATCTTCGGTTCGACACTGGGTATCAACGCGACGGTCGCGGCGCTGATCGGCCTCGGCCTACTGCTGATCACCGGCGTGCTGTCGTGGGACGACGTGAAGAAGGAAGAAGGCGCGTGGGACACGCTGGTGTGGTTCGCGGCGCTGGTGATGATGGCGAGCTTCCTCAACTCGCTCGGCCTGATCGGCTGGTTCAGCGGCATCGTCGGGGAGTCGGTGACGGGCATTAGCTGGGTGCTGGCCTTTGGCATCCTTGCGTTGGTGTACTTCTACAGCCACTACCTGTTCGCGAGCGCGACCGCGCACGTGAGCGCGATGTACGCGGCGTTCCTCGCGGTCGCCGTGGCGGTGGGGACGCCGCCGCTGCTCGCCGCGCTGGTATTGGCCTTCTTCAGCAATCTGTTCGCCAGCACGACCCACTACGGCACAGGCCCGGCGCCGGTGCTGTTCGGGTCGGGATTTGTCGAGCTGGCTGACTGGTGGAAGATCGGCTTCCTTGTCAGCATCGTCAACATTGTGATCTGGTTGGGCGTGGGCACGGTGTGGTGGAAGGTTCTCGGTCTGTTCTAG